Part of the bacterium genome, GTGGTGGCGAGTCTTGGCTACGCGACGAAGAAGATCACGCAGGTGGCCGTCAAGGCGGGCGAGACGCTGAGCGTGGATGTGTCCCTGGCGGAGGCGGTCACGGAGATGAAGGCGATCGAGGTGACGGCCGAACGGGCGCGCGCCACCGAATCGTCGGTGCTGATCAAGCGCCGGTCGGCGGTCAACGCGACCGACGGTGTCTCGGCGGAGATGATGCGCAAGGCCGGTGACGCCGACGCCGGCGACGCGGTCCGGCGGATGGTCGGCGTCTCTGTGGTCGGCGGCCGCAGTCTGGTGGTCCGCGGAATGGGCGGACGTTACTCGTCGGTCAGTCTCAACGGCTCGCCGATGCCCAGCCCCGAACCGGAAAAGCGCGAAGTGCCGCTGGACTTGTTCCCAACGAGTCTGCTGGATGAGGTGGTGGCGTCCAAGACCTACACCCCCGACATGCCGGCGACCTTCGGCGGCGGCGGTGTCAATTTGTCAACCCGCGACTTCCCCACCGGTCGGGAGATCTCGTTTTCGGCGTCGGGATCGTATAACTCCGCCACGACCGGGAATGCCCAGCTGACCTACGATGGCGGCGAGAAGGAATTCGCCGGGCTGTTCAATCTGGGCGTTGATGACGGCTCGCGCGCGATGCCGTCCGAACTGATGGACCCGGGCTGGGGCGCCAGCGACTCGGCGCGCGAGGCCGCCGGCGAAGCGCTGGCCGCCGGCCGGCAATGGACGCCCACGCGCACCAAGGCGCCGCTGAATCGCAGTTACAATTTGAACATAGGTGACGTGTTCGCGCTGGGCCGGCAGACCGACCTCGGTGTCGCCACCTCGCTGTCTTACGGCAGCTCCTACCGGGCATCGAAGGAACTCTATCGCGAGTACCGCGGCGCCGGCGGCGTCAAAGATCTGGAATTGAATGTCGAACGCGGTGTCACCACGGTTCTGTGGGGCGGGCTGTTGAACTCGGCGCTCCGGCTCTCCCCGAACCACCGGCTCTACTTCCGTGGCCTGCACAATCGCACGGCCGACGATGAAGCGCACATGGGGTATGGTTACGACCTGCTGACCAGCTCCTCAATCGAAGATGTCCGTCTCCGATACTCATCCCGGCGGATCACCTCGGGGCAAATTGGCGGAGACCACAATCTTCAATGGCTCCTCGGCTCGATCATCGGCTGGCGCGCAGTCGTCTCCGGCGCCGACCGCGACGATCCGGCCATGCGCTCGAATCTCTATTCATTAGACGTCGTGGACGGCGACACAACGCGCACATGGTATCAAGCCGGGTACTCCGGCGCCTTTATTGACATCGCCTTCGAAGACCGCGACAATCAATTCGGGCTCGATTGGACCCTGCCGTTTGTGGCGTCGGGCTCAAAGCTCAAGTTTGGCGGAATATTCCAGGCGCGGACGCGTGACTTTCGGTCCAGCCGGTTCCGCTATGTCACCACCTCTGGATTGGTCTCACGCGACGGGTACGCGGAGCAGATCTTCACGGCCGACCAGATTGCCGGCCGAAAGAATCGGGGGTTTGCTTTGGAGTCCGGGTCGCGCGGGACCGACGTGTACGATGTCAACGAACATGTGGCCGCCGGATATGCGATGCTGGAGCTCCCTGTTGGACCGCGGGTGAAACTCATGCTTGGCGGGCGGTATGAAGACCTTGTTATGCTGATGAACACGGGACATCCTGACACGGTCGGTCCGCTCAACATCTCAATGCACACGGGAGATTGGTTCCCCGCCGCAAATCTGGTCGTCACGGTATCGGACCGCATCTACTTGCGCGCCGGACTGAGTCGGACTGTGGCACGGCCCGAGTATCGTGAAATCGCCCCGTTCCAATTTCAGGATTATGTCCAGGGACGGCCCGTGCAGGGAAATCCCGGGCTTCGGTCGACCTACATCACCGGCTACGATCTGCGGGCGGAGATGTATCCCGGCCCCGGCGAGGTGCTCGCCGTCAGTCTGTTTGCCAAGGGATTTGACGACCCGATTGAGTTCACTTCGATCGATGGCGGGCGCCCCATCATCACCTGGGAGAACGCGGACGAAGCCAAAAACATGGGAGTCGAATTCGAGGCACGCAAGTCGTTGGGCTTCCTGAGTTCCGCGCTGAGCGCGGCCACCATCGGCGGCAATCTCACAATTATCGAGTCGCAGGTGGTCTATCGTGACTCGGGACTCTACCAGTACGAAATCGACCGTCCACTCACCGGGCAGTCGCCCTACACGCTGAACTTCGTTCTCGGCTATGTCACCCCGGACGGCAAGACCGACGCAAACGTGATCCTGAACGCCTTCGGCAGACGAGTGGTCGGTCTCGATAACGCCTTTGCGCCCCCTTACTACGAGCAGCCGCGGCAGGAACTGGACGTGTCGGTTGCACGACGGCTCTGGCAGGGTGTGACAGCCAAACTCAGCGTCAAGAATCTGCTGGGCGCAGACTACGAGGAAAAACAACGGCAGATCGGCGGAGAACTCGCCGGGCAGGACGTCCTTGTCAAGCGCCGGGAAATCGGGCGCTCGTTCTCGCTGGGGTTCTCTTACTCGCTGTAGCGGGCGCCGCCATCGCGGCGGCCTGCCGCGCTGGCGCCGAATCTTTCGTGGAATTTACTCCGCCCTGACGCCGGCGACGCCGGGCGGCACGACCCTGAGCGCATTGCCGGCGGCCCATCCAGCCGCCCCGGGAGGACCCATGAGGAACCGATCACGCCGCCGAGCCGCCAAAGTTGTCTGGCATCCGTTGTCGCTGCAACAGTTGGCGCCCGGCCGATTCATCAATGTTGTGAACAGCATACTGAGCGGCAGGAGCGTCGTCCGCACGGGCACGCTGCGGTCGGCAACCTCAGTAAGCGAGGACGAACAGCCGATCCGTCCGACGCGCGTTTTGTCCGATACGGCCGTAAACGCGTAGCTTCGCCGGTCCCTGGTGTGGGAGACGGTCCGTCAGTCGCGAATACTGACGAGCTTGTACCGCCCGTCCTGCTCGAGTATCGAGCCGAAGATCCCCAGCACCATTTCCTCACCGGCAGCGTCCCGGACTCTGACCTCGGTCCCTTTGTGGACGATCAGGTGCCCGTACTTCTCCTCGGGCCGGTTGAATTTCACTGACACGAGTTCGAATCGCTGCCCGCCATAATCGGCTAAGGCGCGACGGATTCCCTTGATGTTGCGTTGTTCCAGCATGTACCAGGCCAATGCGAGATCCTTGTGGCCGGTCGTGTCCTTCCCAATGGGCATATGCGGCACCAGGATCGAATCATGCTCGAAGCGCGTGATCCGAATCGTCTCAAGGGCCAGTGTGTCGCAGGCGGCCAGGGCCACCAGCACCCGTTGACAGAGCGTCGCGGGAGAGTCGTAGGAATTGGTCAGAGTCATCAAATCGGGCGACTTCCGGCCGCATCCGACCACCGCGCCGATCAAGACGCAGAGCACCGCAGTTCGAGCTGCGCGTTTCCGGGTCTGCAGGAGATTGTTCAACAACCAGCGAGTCGTTGTCATCGATATTCCTTTCATTGGGTTGTCGCCAGCGCAGATTCCAACGCAAAAAGAACCGCCCCGGCGGGGGAGGGGCCGGGGCGGTTTCTGCCGATGGATGCGTGGTTGACGTTTGCTGCACTCCCCACTTGAGTCTTCTGGCCGTTTGATTAGAACTGCGAGAAGTCGGTCCAGCCGAGCCACCAGGGCGACGCATCGTTGGCCGCGATTGCGCCCAGATATGTGGCCGTCGAGTCGAAGAAACCGTCGTTCGGCGGCGTACCGCCAACCTTGGTGTCGAGGTTGATCGGGTTGGAGCCGGTGATCGGACGGAAATCCGGGAAGCCCGCATCGCCGTAGTTGACTTCGACGAAGATCTCGGCCAGCGGCGCCGCAGGGGTCGCGTTGACATACGACTCGTTGGCGTACGCCGGATTGTCGCGGAACTGGTTTTCCAGAACGGTCGAGTCGCCGTCGCCGAAGAAGCGGTAATCGTACCACACCGAGTTCTTAATCGACAGGTCGCCGTTGGCGATGAGCGTGGCGGCGGGCGGGTTGTTGTCGATGTCGAGCGCCATACGGAACTTCGTCCACACCGTGTTATTAATGTCGCAGGCAGCGCCTCTGCGGATGTGATTGCCGGCGTTTTGCGAGGTTGCGAAGTTCGCGGTCTGGCCGATCACCGTCATGTTCCAGACCGTCGGCCTCATGCGCGGCAGAGAATCGACGAACGACGGGTGGTTGTCCCACTCGTTGCCAGTCGGGTTCGATGAGGAGGTCTTGGTCGGGTCCTGGATCGTGATCAGGAACTGGCCCTTCCACTGCGCACCCAGGTCGGAGTCGAAACCGTCATCGTCCGTGCCGGAGAGGACGATGTGTTTGACGTTGCAGCGTCCGCCGAACCATTCAATCCCGTCGTCCGCGTTCTGGTTGATCTGGATGTACTCCATCGTCGTGCCGTCGCCGACGCTGTTGAGCGTGATTCCGTTCAACTCATTGTCGGTGGTGAATTCGCGGCCTGCAAATTCGACGCGCAGGTATTTGTAGCACCCGCTGTTGTCGTTGGGATCGGTGCCGCCGCCGAGGCCGCCGTTCCCCTCGGCCTGATAGAGGTAGCTGGGAGCGTTGTTGTTTGGCGCAAAGCCATTGATCACGAGACCGCCCCAGTCGCCTCGATCGCGCAACCCGTCCGGAAGGAGACTTGTGAACACCACCGGATCGGTGGGGGTTCCGACCATATGTGCGTAACCCGTCCGACGAACGATGAACGCCGAAGGCGTGGCCAGGGAGGTGTCGCCCTCGACATCCGTGCCCGGCTGAATGCGCAGCGTGTCCGTCTTTGGGGTCGACCCCGTGCCGAGATCGGCGCGATCCTCTCCGATCGAGTAGACGCCGAAGAACCGGTATTGGATTGAGTCGTCGGCGATCAGCGTGTAGGTGCCCTGGCCGGACCGTCCGCTCAGCGCGTAGATGCGAAACGGTGTGGTCGCCGCCTGGCCGCGGAAGGCGACGTTGACGATGCCGACCACATCCTGCACGTTCACGACGCCGTCACCGTTGATATCGTCGGCGCCGAGGAAGCGTGAGTTCGGCTGTCCGCGGAAGGCCACATTGACCATCGAGACGACATCCTGCACGTTGGCGCGCACGCCGTCGCCATTGGGGTCGCCGATCAATGTCGGCGTCAGTGGGTCGCACTCGGCGCGGGCGATCGACGCGGCCGCGCCGACCAGCAGGCATCCGGTCGCGAACAGCGTGATCATTCGATGAAACTGCATTGCGAGTTCCTCCATGGGTCATGGGGACCCGGGTTGGTGGTGGCCACCCCGCTCGAGTCGGCCGCGGGATGGGTGAAACGGCAAGTATGGTGGAGCGGACGCTTGGCACGGCGTCGACGGGTTGTGTCTCGACCACCCGTCGGGCGCGAAGAAGTCGGATGGGGATTAGAGCGGGATTAGTGCCACATTAAGAGGAGGTAAAGTATCGCATGCTCAGTAACAGTTTGTACCGCATGTCGCTGTGTCATCGCCGCTGGCGTTGTTCGCGTTTGACGCGGCTGTTGGCGGCGTTGTGCTGCTCGAGGGTGCGGGAGAAGATGTGCGCGCCCTGGCCGTCGGCCACGAAGTACATGGCGTCAGTGGAATCGGGGTAGAGCGCCGCGCGGATTGACGCCAGCCCCGGATTGCAGATCGGGCCGGGAGGTAGGCCGGGGTGGAGGTAGGTGTTATAAGGCGAATCGAGATTCAAGTCCTGCCGGGTCAATTGCCGGCCCGGCGGCAGGCCGCCCATCGCGTAGATCACGGTCGGGTCGCACTGGAGAAGCCAGCCCTCGCGCAGGCGGTTGTGAAAGACCCCCGATATCAGGCCACGCTCGTTGCCGTCGGCGGCTTCGGCTTCGATGAGTGAGGCCAGGGTCAACACTTGGTGACGGGTCCAACCCAAAGCGGCGGCGCGCACCGCCAGTGTGTCGTTGAATTGCTCGCGTCCTGACTGCAGGAGGCGTGTGAGCGCTTCGCGGGGTTCGACTCCCCAATAGAACTGATAAGTCTCCGGCCAGAGATACCCTTCCAGACTGGCCGCTCCGGGCGCCCACTCGGCCAGAATCGCGGTGTCGCTCATTAACGTGGTCAGCGCGCCGGGAGGCCACTGTAACTCGCCTTCCAGGTGAAGCGCAATCCGCGCGAGGGTCCATCCCTCGGGGATGGTGACCATGACAGAGACAATCCGTCCTTCGTTCAGTTGTTGCAGGACATCGGAGAGCCGCACCGCGCCTTCAAAACGGTACCGTCCCGGGCGCAGATGTCGATCAATCCCCTTCCATTGGGCCAGCCAGCGGAAGGCGCGCTCCGAGCGGATCACACCCGCCGAATCCAGTTTGGCGGCGATCTCACGGGTGCCATCGCCGGGCGCGACTGTGATCTCACGCGGGGCATCGAACGCAATCGGCCGTTCGACCCAGTAGCCGAGCGCGAAGGCACCGGCGAGCGCCAGCACGAGGAGCGTGAAAACAGTCAGGACAAACTTCATGATAGGCTCATTTCAATCCAACCCGCCGCGTCGCCGGATCCACCACGCGGTGACCCCATCGGCGGCGCGGATGACCAGCGCCGGCGGAATCATCAGGATGGCCAGCGTCCATCCGACCAGCGCGCGCCATGCGTCGTCCAGCCACTCCGCGAATCGCGGCGCGCGACGCTCAGGCATTCGGATCATACCCCGAAGCGGCGTCCAGCGAATCGAGGTAATTGCGCAGGAGAATTTCGGCGGCCAGACGGTCGATCTCGCCTTTGCGTCCCTTCAGTTTCTTTCCCGTCTGGTGGAAGATGCGCATCGCCTCGCGTGAGGTGTATCGTTCATCGACCAGCCGAACTTCGACACGGGTCCGTTCGCGCAACCGCTCCGCAAACGCGCGCACCGCGGCGGCCATCGGTCCTTCGACACCCGATTCGCTGATCGGCAACCCGACGATAATGGCGCGGAAGCCCCACTCGATATGCCCGGCGGTGATGCGGTTTAACGCTTCCTCGTCGTTTTGCACCTCGATACATCCCAATCCGGTGGCGATGGTGCCGGTCGGATCGGAAATAGCCAGCCCGATCCTCCGCCGTCCGTAGTCAATGGCGAGAATCCGTCCGCCCGGTGCGCCATGGTCGGAATGGTCCATCCTTCAATCTTAATTATTCCATCGCCTTCGGTCATGGGGTTTGGTGTCGTGAATTGTGCACCCGACTGCGCATTTTGGTGCGTATTTCGGCTAGCGGTCCACGGGTGTGGACAATGTGGACATCGCCGAGTGGAAATCGCCGTTACGGATGTGCTCGTAACGTGTTGATGGTGAATCGGTTAAGTGCGACGGCGGGGTTCCGACAGATTTGACACAGGGTCGCGCGCGGCCCTCCGGCCCCGGATTCAGCGGCATGTGGGTTGCCTTAGTCCAAGGCATGAGACCTGAGCAAACACCTATGACAGCGCCGGCTCCCCATCCCCTGGCTGATCTGGAACGTGGATTTCCGACCGCGCGTCTGGAGCACCAGCGCGAGCCGAAGGTCAAGCATGATGAACGCGGCTTTTACATCATGACCTTGTCGGAAAACATCAAGGTCTACTTCGAAGATTACTACCAGTTCCTCGAACTGATCGCGGGCCGTTGCCAGGCCGAATTGGCGCACCTGGACAAGTCACTGGCGGAGACCGCCGCCGACCACATCGAGTCGCTGGCGTACTTCCGGGCCCGCCGCCTGATCGTCGATCTGGTCTACCGCAACGTGCGCTCGTTCTACTCCGACCGGCACAATCTCGGCGTGATCATGACCCCGTGGTGTTTCGGCACCGTCATTCTCGAGAAAGTCGAGTTGATGCGCGACCGGGTCTCGCGCGGCGAGGTCACCACCAGCGACATCGGCGAGTATCCGTACGACACGGTCCGGTATATCGACGAGATCAAGACGCGCGTGCTGATGGACATCTTCGATTTCCCGCCCAAGGCGTTTGCGATGCGCTGGCAGTACAGCGAGCTGATCAAGCGCTACTCGACGGCGCTGTCGAACGTGACCACCTCGCTGCAGAACATCCTGGAGTTGATGAAAAACTACGGCAAGTGACCTCCTCCTTCTCCCGTTGGTGGACGGACGCCGCATTGGACACAATGCGGCGTTCGTTTTTGGGGGCGACGATTCCGCTTTTTCCCGCGGCCCGGCGGAGCGTAATTCGGTGCCGGGAGGTACCACCTATCATGAGTCACCAGGCCATTCAGACAGCCAACGCGCCGTCCGCGGTGGGGCCCTACAGCCCGGCGGTGGTCTTTGAGGGCGGCAAGATGGTGTTTGTCAGCGGACAGATTCCGATCAACCCGGCCACAGGCCAGATCCTCACCGGCGGCATCGCCGAGCAGACCGAGCAGGTGCTGAAGAATCTGCGCGCGCTCCTGGAAGCGTCGGGTACGGGGATGGACCGAGTGCTGAAGACCACGGTCTTCCTGATCGACATGAACGAATTTGCGGCGATGAACGAAGTCTATGCGCGCCACTTTCCCGGTGTGCCGCCGGCGCGTTCGACCGTCGAGGTCCGTCGCCTTCCCAAGGATGCGAAAGTCGAGATCGAGGCCATCGCGCTCGTATGATCGATTTCCGACTCTCCGATGAGCACCACGCGGTGCAAGCGCTGGTGCGCGAGTTCTGCGCCCGAGAGGTGTTGCCGACCATCCGTGAGCGCGACCGCAACAGCCGTCACGACCCGACGCTGATGCCGAAGATGGCGGCGGCCGACATTTTCGGGCTGTGCTTCCCGCAGCGCTACGGCGGCCTCGGGCTCGATTACACCGCCCTCGGGCTGGCCTGCGAGGAGACCGAGTATGCCGACACCTCGGTGCGGGTCATCCTGTCGGTGCACGTCGGGCTGGTGTCATTGACGCTTCTGACCTGGGGGACCGACGCGCAGAAAGAGCGATATCTGCCGGATTTGATCGCAGCACGGCGGATCGGCGCCTATGGCCTCACCGAGCCGAATGTCGGCTCCGATGTGGTGGGGTTGCAATCCACCGCCGACCGCGACGGCGGCGACTACATCCTCAACGGCGAAAAGACCTGGATCTCGCTGGCCGACATCGCCGACACCTTTCTGGTCTTCGCCTGGACCGACCGCGCCAAGATGAAGAAGCGCGATCACTCCGGCATGAGCGCGTTTGTGGTCGATCGCGGGATGCGGGGGCTGACGACCTCCAGCATCCACGGCAAACTCGGCGTGCGGGCGGGCAACACCGGCTCGATTCAGATGGCCGACCTGCGGGTGCCATCGTCGGCCATGCTCGGACATGAGGGAGAAGGGTTCAAGGTCGCGATGTTCGCGCTCGACCAGGGACGGTTCACCGTGGCCGCCGGCGCCACCGGGCTGATCCGCGCCTGCCGCGATGCCAGCGTCGCCTACAGCCAGACCCGCAGGACATTCGGACGTCCCATCCGCGATCATCAATTGGTCAAGGAGATGATCGCGAAGATGGAGGCCAACTTCCAATCCTGTCGGTTGCTCTGGCTGCGCGCCGCCTGGCTGAAGAACACCGGTCAGACCAACACGCGCGAGACGGCGCTGGCGAAATGGACCGCGGCCGCCGCCGCCGAAGCCGCGGCCGCCGATGCGGTGCAGGTGCATGGCGCCTATGGATTCTCCGATGAGTACCCGGTGGAGCGGTTCTACCGCAACTCCAAGGGATCGTCGATCTACGAAGGCACGCGCGAAATTCAGATCTTGATGCAGGCGGATTATGCCCTGGGATTGCGCAACGATGAACCGACCCGCTGCATGCTGCCGGTGCCCGAGCGCATGCCGGAGTAACTGTGCGATGGCAGCGGCGAGGACGCATGTGATGCAAAGCAGGCTCGGCAGAAGTCTCGCCCTCCCGATTGTATGGGATGACCGAACGGGAGGGCGGGGCTCCTGCCGAGCCGCACAGCCAAAGGCGATGAGGCGGCGATCTCCGACCGTCACCGCCGGGGGGCATGAGTGATTCCGCTTCTTCGCTCCCTGCGTCCGGTGCACTGGGTGAAGAACCTTGTGGTCTTTGCCGGGCTGATCTTCTCACGTCATTTCGACCGTACCGATGACATTCTGCGATCGCTGGGGGTCTTCGGCGTCTTCTGCGCGCTGGCCAGCGCGGTCTATCTGTTCAATGACATTCGCGACCGCGACAGCGATCGCGCCCACCCCGACAAGCAGCGCCGTCCGATCGCGTCCGGGGCGGTTGCGATTTCGAGGGCCGTGGTGGTGATGGTGATCTTGCTTGCCGGCGGCATGGCGGGCGCCTGGCTGCTGGGGCCGCCGGTGTTCATCACCGTGGCCATCTATGTGGCCTTGAATGTCGCGTATTCGCTGGGATTGAAGCGTGTGTCGTTGATCGATGTGATGGTGGTGGCGCTCGGTTTTGTGCTGCGCGCGGTGGCGGGGGCGGAGGCGATCAATGTGGAGATTTCGCCCTGGCTGGTGGTCTGCACATTGCTTCTGGCGCTCTTTTTGGGATTCGGCAAGCGGCGTTGGGAGTTGGAATCGCTGGGCGCCGATGCGACCAGTCATCGCGCCGCGCTGGCCGGCTATACCATTCCGCTTCTGGATCAACTGACCGCGGTGACCACCGCCGCCACGGTGGTGGCCTATTCGCTGTACACGCTCGCGCCGGAAACCCAGGCCAAGTTCGGCACGTCGCAGTTGATCTGGACGCTGCCGTTTGTCCTCTTCGGCGTCTTCCGATACCTCTGGCTCATCCACGGCGCCCACAAGGGCGGAAACCCCACCTCGGCGCTGTTGCGTGATTGGCCAATCGTGTTGACGGCCATGTCGTGGCTGGGAACGGTGCTATGGCTGATTGCCTGATTGAACGTCAACACGAGCACTGAATTAGAACCGCACCATCCGCACCATCTCCGCGGTCAGCTTTGCCGCGAGAAAG contains:
- a CDS encoding TonB-dependent receptor; the protein is MFKRAIHAIVLIVAMLAALGASAHGATGQIVGTILDVRTGEPLIGASVLIEGTSVGAACDIDGRYTIRNAPEGTHTLVVASLGYATKKITQVAVKAGETLSVDVSLAEAVTEMKAIEVTAERARATESSVLIKRRSAVNATDGVSAEMMRKAGDADAGDAVRRMVGVSVVGGRSLVVRGMGGRYSSVSLNGSPMPSPEPEKREVPLDLFPTSLLDEVVASKTYTPDMPATFGGGGVNLSTRDFPTGREISFSASGSYNSATTGNAQLTYDGGEKEFAGLFNLGVDDGSRAMPSELMDPGWGASDSAREAAGEALAAGRQWTPTRTKAPLNRSYNLNIGDVFALGRQTDLGVATSLSYGSSYRASKELYREYRGAGGVKDLELNVERGVTTVLWGGLLNSALRLSPNHRLYFRGLHNRTADDEAHMGYGYDLLTSSSIEDVRLRYSSRRITSGQIGGDHNLQWLLGSIIGWRAVVSGADRDDPAMRSNLYSLDVVDGDTTRTWYQAGYSGAFIDIAFEDRDNQFGLDWTLPFVASGSKLKFGGIFQARTRDFRSSRFRYVTTSGLVSRDGYAEQIFTADQIAGRKNRGFALESGSRGTDVYDVNEHVAAGYAMLELPVGPRVKLMLGGRYEDLVMLMNTGHPDTVGPLNISMHTGDWFPAANLVVTVSDRIYLRAGLSRTVARPEYREIAPFQFQDYVQGRPVQGNPGLRSTYITGYDLRAEMYPGPGEVLAVSLFAKGFDDPIEFTSIDGGRPIITWENADEAKNMGVEFEARKSLGFLSSALSAATIGGNLTIIESQVVYRDSGLYQYEIDRPLTGQSPYTLNFVLGYVTPDGKTDANVILNAFGRRVVGLDNAFAPPYYEQPRQELDVSVARRLWQGVTAKLSVKNLLGADYEEKQRQIGGELAGQDVLVKRREIGRSFSLGFSYSL
- the mltG gene encoding endolytic transglycosylase MltG gives rise to the protein MKFVLTVFTLLVLALAGAFALGYWVERPIAFDAPREITVAPGDGTREIAAKLDSAGVIRSERAFRWLAQWKGIDRHLRPGRYRFEGAVRLSDVLQQLNEGRIVSVMVTIPEGWTLARIALHLEGELQWPPGALTTLMSDTAILAEWAPGAASLEGYLWPETYQFYWGVEPREALTRLLQSGREQFNDTLAVRAAALGWTRHQVLTLASLIEAEAADGNERGLISGVFHNRLREGWLLQCDPTVIYAMGGLPPGRQLTRQDLNLDSPYNTYLHPGLPPGPICNPGLASIRAALYPDSTDAMYFVADGQGAHIFSRTLEQHNAANSRVKREQRQRR
- the ruvX gene encoding Holliday junction resolvase RuvX, encoding MDHSDHGAPGGRILAIDYGRRRIGLAISDPTGTIATGLGCIEVQNDEEALNRITAGHIEWGFRAIIVGLPISESGVEGPMAAAVRAFAERLRERTRVEVRLVDERYTSREAMRIFHQTGKKLKGRKGEIDRLAAEILLRNYLDSLDAASGYDPNA
- a CDS encoding RidA family protein; translation: MSHQAIQTANAPSAVGPYSPAVVFEGGKMVFVSGQIPINPATGQILTGGIAEQTEQVLKNLRALLEASGTGMDRVLKTTVFLIDMNEFAAMNEVYARHFPGVPPARSTVEVRRLPKDAKVEIEAIALV
- a CDS encoding acyl-CoA dehydrogenase family protein encodes the protein MIDFRLSDEHHAVQALVREFCAREVLPTIRERDRNSRHDPTLMPKMAAADIFGLCFPQRYGGLGLDYTALGLACEETEYADTSVRVILSVHVGLVSLTLLTWGTDAQKERYLPDLIAARRIGAYGLTEPNVGSDVVGLQSTADRDGGDYILNGEKTWISLADIADTFLVFAWTDRAKMKKRDHSGMSAFVVDRGMRGLTTSSIHGKLGVRAGNTGSIQMADLRVPSSAMLGHEGEGFKVAMFALDQGRFTVAAGATGLIRACRDASVAYSQTRRTFGRPIRDHQLVKEMIAKMEANFQSCRLLWLRAAWLKNTGQTNTRETALAKWTAAAAAEAAAADAVQVHGAYGFSDEYPVERFYRNSKGSSIYEGTREIQILMQADYALGLRNDEPTRCMLPVPERMPE
- a CDS encoding decaprenyl-phosphate phosphoribosyltransferase, with the protein product MIPLLRSLRPVHWVKNLVVFAGLIFSRHFDRTDDILRSLGVFGVFCALASAVYLFNDIRDRDSDRAHPDKQRRPIASGAVAISRAVVVMVILLAGGMAGAWLLGPPVFITVAIYVALNVAYSLGLKRVSLIDVMVVALGFVLRAVAGAEAINVEISPWLVVCTLLLALFLGFGKRRWELESLGADATSHRAALAGYTIPLLDQLTAVTTAATVVAYSLYTLAPETQAKFGTSQLIWTLPFVLFGVFRYLWLIHGAHKGGNPTSALLRDWPIVLTAMSWLGTVLWLIA